DNA sequence from the Pseudomonadota bacterium genome:
CTCTACGATCGGCTTCAGCAGTGGTTCTTCGGCGAGGTCATGCGAGACCACATCTGAGCCTGGAGGCGCGGCCGAGAAGCGCCTAGGGGGCAACGAGCCCCCCCGTCGAGAGAAACTGCGGGTACTGGGCCGGAACCCCCACGAGCTGGTGCTGATTGCCCAGGCAGACGACGGTGTAGGCGTCCGGGGTGTACGCGGTCGTGACCCGGTAGTTGGGCCCTCCCAGGCCCGGACACGTGGGAAAGACGGCGATGTAGCGAGGGCAGACCAGGCTCGCGCTGTTAGGGTAGGCGCCATTGTTGTCGCTGGCGTACACGGCGAACGCGGTGCCGATGTTCTTCAGGTTTCCCTTGCAGGCGGTGTAGAGGCTCATGGCGCGAGAGCGGGCAAAGCTGGGAAGCAGGATGGAGGCCAGCAGGCCGACGATGCACAGCACCACGAGCAGCTCGACCAGGGTGAATCCCCGCCGATGGCGCGTCGGGGACATGGGTCAGTGGCAGTCGACGACGAGCGTGCGCTCTTTCGACGCCTCGCTGCCCGTGACCGTCACCGAGTAGAAACCGGGACCGAAGGAGGTCTCGAGCTGCCCGTTGGCCCCAGGCTCGAGCAGGGGCAGCTCCATCGACATCCCCTCGACGCGCAGGCCGTGTCGCGCCTTGCCCGCGTTGCGCACGCGCATCACAACGTTGACGCCGTTCTCCACGGCGAGATCGCGCGGCGAGACCCCGTTGTCGTCGACCACCACGGCCACCGTCACGCTCGGGCGCGCGGGCGCGGGTGCCGTCGCTGCGACCGGGGCGACCTCAGCGGATTCACGGTCTCGCGAGGGCAGCGCCGTGAGCACCGACGACGCAGAGGCAAGTCGCAGCGCGAACACGATCTGGAAGAGCGCCAGCAGCATCAGACCCGTGACAACGATGCGAACCCCATGTCCGCCGGCTTCACGCTCTTCCGTCGCGGGAGGCGTGCTGGGTTCTTCCACGCAGATCTTCTCCTTCACCGAACGACCGGACCGTGGGTCGGCGCGTGCTCAGTGCGCTCGACACATCGCAGATGCGGCAACGACAGGCGCAGCTCGTAGGCAACAGGCGGCATCCGAGCGCGACCATAGGAAGGTAGCATCCGCGCGACCTGAATTCAAGATCTGTGGCAGGGACGGCTCAGGCGGGGCGGCGAGACCCCGCGGGGATGCGGCAGGCGCCTGGCGCGACGCGGCCCTACTCTAGAATCAGCAGCCGCGTGCCCGCCGCCCCCTCAGGGAGCATGACGGGCGTGGTGGGGCGCAGGCGACCGTCGGCGGGGGCGACCCGATAGAGACGTATCGTGGGCTCTCCCGCCCCGACCCCCATCGCCAGCCGTCCCCTGATCTGGAGATCCGTGGCACCCCGCGCAGTGGGGAC
Encoded proteins:
- a CDS encoding type II secretion system protein, which codes for MSPTRHRRGFTLVELLVVLCIVGLLASILLPSFARSRAMSLYTACKGNLKNIGTAFAVYASDNNGAYPNSASLVCPRYIAVFPTCPGLGGPNYRVTTAYTPDAYTVVCLGNQHQLVGVPAQYPQFLSTGGLVAP